One segment of Candidatus Fermentibacter sp. DNA contains the following:
- a CDS encoding SagB/ThcOx family dehydrogenase — protein sequence MSLRIVAAVLALSACGAGSGGAVGLPSMPAELPPGAEALGGLLCGRESIRLFGSRPATLEEASALLWAACGLVPDGRRTVPSAGALYPLEVYLVAGAVDGIDPALYRYLPLDGALEPLAEGDLRSALSEACLGQPWVASAPASVVICARTSVTAARYGGRAARYATLEAGHSSQNVYLMCEALGLGTVAVGAFDDSLAAGVLMLDSGVEVLYVMPFGEPGEG from the coding sequence ATGTCACTTCGCATTGTCGCGGCTGTTCTTGCGCTCTCGGCATGTGGAGCGGGTTCCGGCGGGGCGGTCGGGCTTCCGTCCATGCCTGCGGAATTGCCACCCGGAGCGGAGGCGCTGGGCGGACTCCTCTGCGGCCGTGAATCCATCCGCCTCTTCGGGAGCCGGCCCGCGACCCTCGAAGAGGCCTCGGCACTGCTGTGGGCCGCGTGCGGCCTCGTTCCGGACGGCCGGCGCACCGTTCCATCGGCCGGAGCCCTCTATCCCCTCGAGGTGTACCTCGTGGCCGGTGCCGTCGACGGCATCGACCCCGCACTCTACAGGTACCTGCCCCTGGACGGCGCACTGGAACCGCTGGCGGAGGGGGATCTCAGGAGCGCTCTCTCGGAGGCCTGCCTCGGGCAGCCCTGGGTGGCCTCCGCCCCGGCATCCGTGGTCATCTGCGCCCGGACTTCGGTGACGGCCGCGCGATACGGCGGGAGGGCCGCGCGGTATGCGACCCTCGAGGCCGGGCATTCGTCGCAGAACGTCTATCTCATGTGCGAAGCCCTCGGCCTCGGGACAGTGGCCGTCGGAGCCTTCGACGACTCCCTCGCGGCCGGGGTCCTCATGCTGGACAGCGGAGTCGAGGTGCTCTACGTGATGCCGTTCGGAGAGCCCGGGGAAGGGTGA
- a CDS encoding DUF6150 family protein, giving the protein MRTVLMLMAASCLPAAAGSVFVTDYEYQADLSVFVVDYEYQADLCVYVCDYGYQADDSDSVWFFEDYEYQADVSIFYADYEYQADLLICFVDYEYQSGWQGGHPWRERLH; this is encoded by the coding sequence ATGCGGACCGTTCTGATGCTGATGGCCGCCTCGTGCCTGCCGGCGGCTGCCGGATCGGTCTTCGTGACCGACTACGAGTACCAGGCCGACCTCTCGGTATTCGTGGTCGATTACGAGTATCAGGCCGACCTCTGCGTATATGTCTGCGACTACGGCTACCAGGCCGACGACAGCGACTCGGTCTGGTTCTTCGAGGACTACGAGTACCAGGCCGATGTCTCGATCTTCTACGCGGACTACGAATACCAGGCCGACCTGCTGATATGCTTCGTCGACTACGAGTACCAGTCGGGCTGGCAGGGCGGGCATCCCTGGCGGGAGAGGCTCCACTGA
- a CDS encoding class I SAM-dependent methyltransferase codes for MRRRARSSGMGEEASREAPGSVPRCPLCGGTESRTSYRQGDGGQFEFRRCLSCRLVWYDPAGGLDQGKYSRSLPDPLSGEGAANTSQTASWAFIRQAVPKKGSLLDIGCGNGRLIHLAAGDGWRAEGVEISHEAAGQVSRRTGLPVHAGLFPGAMPSLPGKYDLVVLRHVLEHIPDPVAAMEALGSLLAEDGRALLEFPNIDSLDAGWRRLVGRLGLHRKRYRPGYVPGHCCEYCRGSFEFLLRSSGMVLERWETYSSRPCLAPLLRALPVGGKARALVRLEGHRPQGRV; via the coding sequence ATGAGGCGCCGGGCACGGTCGAGCGGGATGGGGGAGGAGGCGTCCCGCGAGGCTCCCGGGTCCGTCCCGCGCTGTCCCCTCTGCGGCGGGACGGAGTCCCGGACATCGTACCGGCAGGGCGACGGGGGGCAGTTCGAGTTCCGCAGATGCCTCTCCTGCAGGCTGGTCTGGTACGACCCCGCGGGAGGGCTCGATCAGGGCAAGTACTCCAGGAGCCTGCCCGACCCGCTGTCGGGGGAGGGGGCCGCCAACACCTCCCAGACAGCCTCCTGGGCCTTCATCCGGCAGGCCGTCCCGAAGAAGGGCTCCCTCCTGGACATCGGCTGCGGCAACGGCAGGCTCATCCATCTGGCGGCCGGGGACGGCTGGCGGGCCGAGGGCGTAGAGATCTCGCACGAAGCCGCCGGGCAGGTCTCGCGAAGGACGGGCCTGCCCGTTCATGCCGGGTTGTTCCCGGGCGCGATGCCGTCCCTGCCTGGGAAGTACGATCTCGTCGTGCTGAGGCATGTGCTGGAGCACATCCCGGATCCCGTCGCCGCGATGGAGGCCCTGGGCTCGCTGCTTGCCGAAGACGGGCGCGCCCTGCTGGAATTCCCCAACATCGACAGCCTGGACGCCGGGTGGAGGAGGCTCGTGGGGAGGCTCGGGCTCCATCGGAAGAGGTACCGCCCTGGGTACGTGCCGGGGCACTGCTGCGAGTACTGCCGCGGCTCGTTCGAGTTCCTCCTGCGCAGCTCGGGCATGGTCCTCGAGCGCTGGGAGACCTATTCGAGCCGGCCCTGTCTCGCTCCCCTGCTCCGGGCCTTGCCCGTGGGCGGCAAGGCCCGGGCGCTGGTCAGGCTCGAAGGACACCGGCCGCAGGGCCGTGTGTAA
- a CDS encoding PEP/pyruvate-binding domain-containing protein, with protein MTAEAQDSETGEAIPKPEWKVIVDLLWETNPLLVNRLGRKMMNYLFKRGVTRIGDVMQRLLSHGDGSGLGDSLEENQALPRIDYEALENFIDEVFKIAEAELSAEEINSMLLNWFRLENTRFLTSAAEKRDIPLAQISEAVERFSKLPEQQKNLAPEDRIGIRVALIRRFFTDDLDYIDDVKKHVTISDFSNMLRHTIGPASGNGKLGGKSAGLFRADRILQAAKNESVVLRNLRTPKTWYVVSDGILEFVHHNALEELLSIKYSDPSEIRQEFMYLRQIFKNSFLPADIMNGLSMMLDDFGEAPLIVRSSSLLEDSAGSAFAGKYKSLFVANQGTKKERLEAVADALVEVYASVFAPDPIEYRRERGLLDFHEEMGILIQEVVGTRVGDYYFPAYSGVAFSRNEFRWSPRIRRDDGVIRLVTGLGTRAVDRIGEDYPVLVSPGQPGLKVNLTPEDIVRYAQKSVDLVNLSTRRFETMGFDRLVREHYRDYPALSYIISLYGDGNLVPPVGTMLNLDEQYPVVTFQRLLSQSPFVPQMKAILEILERELGFPVDIEFAYEGDIQTPCLLQCRPQSHSKGRQDVVLPRDLDGADVLFTAEKFITSGMVSGIEYIVYVDPDGYDDIPSMEALYDCGRIVGRLNQKLPSKRFILMGPGRWGSRGDIKLGVHVGYSDINNTSMLIEIAKTKRGYVPDLSFGTHFFQDLVEADIKYLPLYPDDPGIVFNHDFFRLSHNQLRKLVPGSEHLEDVIRVIRVGREKQGATASVAMDGDSDRAIGYIVRG; from the coding sequence ATGACGGCAGAAGCACAGGACAGTGAGACCGGAGAGGCCATTCCGAAGCCCGAGTGGAAGGTCATAGTCGATCTGCTCTGGGAGACCAATCCGCTGCTGGTGAACCGCCTGGGCCGCAAGATGATGAACTATCTCTTCAAGCGCGGCGTGACCCGCATAGGCGACGTGATGCAGCGGCTCCTAAGCCACGGCGACGGCTCAGGGCTCGGCGACTCCCTCGAGGAGAACCAGGCCCTGCCCCGCATCGACTACGAAGCGCTCGAGAACTTCATCGACGAGGTCTTCAAGATCGCCGAGGCCGAGCTGTCGGCCGAGGAGATCAACAGCATGCTGCTCAACTGGTTCAGGCTGGAGAACACACGTTTCCTGACATCGGCGGCTGAGAAGCGCGACATCCCCCTGGCCCAGATCTCCGAGGCGGTGGAGAGGTTCAGCAAGCTGCCGGAACAGCAGAAGAACCTGGCCCCTGAGGACAGGATCGGCATCAGGGTGGCCCTCATCCGCAGGTTCTTCACAGACGACCTGGACTACATCGACGACGTGAAGAAGCACGTCACGATCTCCGACTTCTCGAACATGCTCAGGCACACGATCGGACCGGCCTCGGGCAACGGCAAGCTGGGCGGCAAGTCGGCCGGCCTGTTCAGGGCGGACAGGATCCTTCAGGCCGCCAAGAACGAGAGCGTGGTGCTGCGGAACCTCAGGACCCCCAAGACCTGGTACGTCGTCTCCGACGGAATCCTCGAGTTCGTCCACCACAACGCGCTGGAGGAGCTGCTCTCGATCAAGTACAGCGATCCGTCCGAGATCCGCCAGGAGTTCATGTACCTCAGGCAGATCTTCAAGAACTCGTTCCTCCCGGCCGACATCATGAACGGCCTTTCGATGATGCTGGACGACTTCGGCGAAGCGCCCCTGATCGTGAGATCGTCGAGTCTGCTCGAAGACAGCGCCGGATCGGCCTTCGCCGGCAAGTACAAGAGCCTCTTCGTAGCGAACCAGGGCACGAAGAAGGAGAGGCTGGAGGCGGTGGCCGACGCACTGGTCGAAGTATACGCCAGCGTCTTCGCCCCGGACCCCATCGAGTACAGAAGGGAGAGGGGGCTCCTGGACTTCCACGAGGAGATGGGGATACTCATCCAGGAGGTCGTCGGGACCAGGGTGGGCGACTACTACTTCCCCGCATACTCGGGCGTGGCGTTCAGCAGGAACGAGTTCAGGTGGTCCCCGAGGATCCGGAGGGACGACGGAGTCATCAGGCTCGTGACCGGGCTGGGGACCAGGGCCGTGGACAGGATCGGCGAGGACTATCCCGTCCTCGTCAGCCCCGGCCAGCCGGGGCTGAAGGTGAACCTCACCCCCGAGGACATAGTGAGGTACGCACAGAAGAGCGTCGATCTCGTGAACCTGAGCACGAGGCGCTTCGAGACCATGGGCTTCGACAGGCTGGTGCGGGAGCACTACAGGGACTATCCCGCCCTCTCCTACATCATCTCCCTCTACGGCGACGGCAACCTCGTCCCGCCGGTCGGGACGATGCTCAACCTCGACGAGCAGTACCCCGTCGTGACGTTCCAGAGGCTGCTGTCGCAGAGCCCGTTCGTGCCGCAGATGAAGGCCATTCTCGAGATCCTCGAACGGGAGCTCGGGTTCCCGGTCGACATCGAGTTCGCCTATGAGGGCGACATCCAGACTCCCTGCCTCCTCCAGTGCCGTCCCCAGAGCCACAGCAAGGGCAGGCAGGACGTGGTGCTGCCCAGGGACCTCGACGGGGCGGACGTGCTCTTCACCGCCGAGAAGTTCATCACGAGCGGCATGGTCAGCGGGATCGAGTACATAGTGTACGTGGATCCGGACGGATATGACGACATCCCCAGCATGGAGGCCCTGTACGACTGCGGCAGGATCGTGGGGAGGCTCAATCAGAAGCTGCCTTCCAAGCGCTTCATCCTGATGGGTCCCGGGCGCTGGGGCAGCAGGGGGGACATCAAGCTGGGAGTGCACGTCGGGTACAGCGACATCAACAACACGTCGATGCTGATAGAGATAGCGAAGACCAAGAGGGGCTACGTGCCCGACCTCTCGTTCGGGACCCACTTCTTCCAGGATCTCGTGGAGGCGGACATCAAGTACCTGCCGCTCTACCCCGACGATCCGGGGATAGTGTTCAACCACGACTTCTTCAGGCTCTCTCACAACCAGCTCAGGAAGCTCGTGCCGGGATCGGAGCACCTGGAGGACGTGATCAGGGTCATCAGGGTCGGGCGCGAGAAGCAGGGCGCCACCGCATCGGTAGCCATGGACGGGGACTCCGACCGCGCCATCGGCTACATCGTCCGCGGCTGA